A part of Neodiprion pinetum isolate iyNeoPine1 chromosome 4, iyNeoPine1.2, whole genome shotgun sequence genomic DNA contains:
- the LOC124218256 gene encoding uncharacterized protein, protein MRLRIVTLIALCLIAACNCADEDDEYDDEAAAAPVAPVTPAPARNAGRLALLTRGRGPTGRKPAPTTTTTAKPVEESVEEEGNPEDYEAENQEAEEEVQTTTTEAPKKVRGGVRPFRSNEDLLAALKRRRAQVVNTNSIRDSPATESAEPTTQRPKSISSNNSRSRSGQAADSASRSNRGRFGATRATAKPVQEEVEEETQQEEVEVKPKPFRRG, encoded by the exons ATTAATCGCTCTTTGCCTGATCGCCGCGTGTAACTGTGCCGATGAGGACGACGAGTACGATGACGAGGCTGCAGCAGCCCCAGTGGCTCCGGTAACTCCGGCGCCTGCGAGGAACGCAGGACGTCTGGCTCTCTTGACCAGAGGACGCGGTCCCACCGGGAGGAAACCTGCGCCG ACCACCACAACGACCGCCAAGCCCGTTGAAGAATCCGTCGAAGAAGAGGGGAACCCTGAAGATTACGAGGCGGAGAATCAAGAGGCGGAAGAAGAGGTCCAGACCACGACAACCGAAGCCCCAAAGAAGGTTCGAGGAGGCGTCAGACCCTTCAG ATCCAACGAGGACCTTCTTGCCGCTCTGAAGAGGAGAAGAGCCCAGGTCGTTAACACCAACAGCATTCGTGACTCTCCCGCGACAGAGTCCGCTGAGCCAACAACTCAACGGCCAAA GTCAATTTCGTCGAACAACAGTCGAAGCCGAAGTGGCCAAGCGGCAGACAGCGCGTCAAGGTCAAATCGAGGCAGATTCGGAGCCACACGAGCCACCGCCAAGCCCGTTCAAGAAGAGGTTGAGGAAGAAACCCAGCAGGAAGAAGTTGAAGTGAAGCCTAAGCCGTTCCGTAGAGGTTAA